The genomic segment AGATACTGAATATGGGCTTTAGGTCAGGAATTTTTTTTAGAAAATCACTGATATTTCGCGGTAAGCCGGCATTTATCTTAAAGGACTATATTGACAGAAGATTTATGAGGAAATTTCAGATTTCAGGGGAAATGGATTAACTATAAACCTGTATGGCCGAATCCACCTGTATTGCGGTCTGTTTTGTCAAGGCAGGTTACAAGCTTGATGCCGGCCTGGAAGATTTGGTTGATAACCATTTGTGCAACACGGTCTCCTCTGTGGATTGTGTATGGAATTTTTCCTAGATTTATAAGGGGAAGCATGACTTCGCCCCTGTAATCTGCATCTATGGTTCCAGGAGAGTTAATCAGGGTAATGCCGTGTTTTAGTGCAAGACCGCTTCTTGGACGTATCTGGGCTTCAAATCCTCTGGGAACGGCTATGGCAAATCCTGTGGGAGTGAGATGAATATCTCCAGGATTAAGTGTTAAATCCTTTTCCACTGCCGCACAAATATCCATACCTGCTGACAGGGAAGTCATGTAACAGGGCAGGGGTATATCAGAATCTTTTCGGGGTCTTAGATAGCAGAATTCTATTACAGGTTCCATGATTTAATATGTGCTTAAAAGGTCTTCATAGGGGCCTGGATCTGAGACCTGTCCAAGCAGGGTCAGGGTTACGGGAGGAGAGCTGAAAAGCTCTTGTGCAAGGGAAAGTATATGTTCTGTTGTTATCAAGTCAATTTCTTTGATAATATCTTCTAAAGCCAGATCATGACCAAGATGAATTTCATTTTGTGCAATACGCACCATCTGGCTGTCAACACTTTCAGATGCCAGCAAAAGTGCTGATCTTGTATATTCCCTGGCATCATTGAGTTCTGCTTCACTTACTGGGATTTTTCTTATTTTTTTCAGCTCCTGTAAAATCAGATCAGTGCATTCATATGCCTTGTCAGGGTGAGTGCCTATATAAATGCCTGAAAGCCCTGTATCTGTATATGAGGACATAAAGGAATATACAGAATATGCAAGTCCCCTGCGTTCGCGTATTTCCTGAAAAAGGCGGGAACTCATATTGCCGCCTAAAATTGTATTCATAAGAGAGCCTGCATAACGCCTTGAATCAACAACTGAAATTCCAGGGGTCTCAAGACAGATATGAGTCTGGCCTAAGTCTTTTTCAGTGATGGAAATACCGGTTTTGCCTTCTGGTTTATCACGTAAAGACAGGCTGTTTCCAGGTTTAATCAAAGAAAATGCCTGTCCCATCAAGTCAACAAGCTGGTTATGTTCAATGTTTCCGGCTGCTGAAATTACAATTCTTTCAGGCTGATAAAAACCAAGAAAAAAATCCCTGACAATTGAAGAATCAAAACTCAGGATATTTTCACGAGGCCCGATAATGGGCCTGCCAAGGGGATGATCGCCCCAATAGGATTGTTCTGCAAGAACATGGATATATTCTTCAGGACTGTCTTCCTGCATATCAATTTCCTGCAGTATTACAGTCCTTTCCCTTTCAAGCTCTGTTGGATCAAATATGGAATTCAGGAAGATATCAGATAAAATATCAACCATGCTTTCCATATGGCTATCTATTACCTTTGCATGAAAACAGGTATTTTCCATAGCAGTAAAGGCATTGGAATGCCCCCCGATGGAATCAAACTCCTTGGCTATCTGGTACGAGGAACGTCTTGAGGTGCCTTTAAATATCATGTGTTCGATAAAATGGGATAAACCGCTTTGTGCAGGCGATTCATCCCTTGAACCTGCATTGACCCAGATACCCAGCGATATGGAACGGACATGGGGAATTTTTTGGGTCAGAATTCGGACACCATTGGGAAGAATAGTCTTATTTACCGGCATTTTCCTCTTCCAGAACAGCCTTATGACTCAGGCGGATCTTTCCGTCTCTGCTTATTTCAAGGATTTTAACCTTCAAGGTTTCTCCTTCTTTGACAACATCTGTTACCTTTTTAACCCGCTGAGTGGAAAGCTGGGAAATATGAACAAGACCGTCAGTTCCTGGCAGAATCTGGACAAATGCTCCAAAATCAGTTGTTTTGACAACAGTTCCTTCATATATTGTACCAACTTCAGGTTCTATTGTAATTTCATTGATTCTTGCAAGTGCAGCATCTGCTTCTTCCTGGGATGATGCCGAGATTTTTACAATGCCTGAATCATCAATTTCAATGCTTGTATTGGTCTCAGACTGAATTAAGCGGATCATCTTTCCGCCAGGACCTATTATATCCCTGATTTTATCAGGATTAATCTTTATGCTCATGGTCTTGGGTGCATAAGGGGAAATATTCTTACGCGGTTTGTTCAGGGTTTCCATCATCTTGTCAAGGATGTGAAGTCTTCCTGCCCGGGCCTGTTCCAAAGCTTTTTCCATGATGTCTTTTGAAAGTTCATGGATCTTAATGTCCATTTGAAGGGCAGTAATTCCCTGGCTTGTGCCTGTAACCTTAAAATCCATGTCTCCGGTATGGTCCTCATCTCCGAGAATATCAGATAATATAACCACATTGTCTCCATCTGAAACCAGACCCATGGCAATACCTGATACAGGTTCTTTTATGGGAATGCCTCCATCCATGAGTGCAAGTGTTCCTGAGCATACAGTGCCCATAGATGAAGAACCGTTTGATTCCAGAACCTCTGAAACAAGCCTGATGGTATAATCAAAGTCATCTGTTACGGGTATTACCTTTTCAAGGGCCCTTGATGCCAGTGATCCATGTCCTATATCCCGTCTGCTGGGACCGCCCATGCGCTTGACCTCTCCAACTGAAAAAGGCGGAAAATTATAGTGAAGCATAAAGCGCCTGCTGTCTTCTCCCTGAAGGGTTTCAATTCTTTGTTCATCCCTGCCTGATCCAATTGTAAGAACTGCCAGTACCTGGGTTTCACCCCTGGTAAATAATGCACTGCCGTGGGGTCTGGGAAGAATACCTGCCTGACAGGAAATAGGACGGATTTCATCAAATTTTCTGCCGTCAATCCGCCTGCCTTCTTTTAAAACAAGGTTACGGCACACGGTTTTCTGAATATTGTTTAAAATTCCGTAAACTTCATCCCTGCGGTCGGCATAATCCTGTCCAAGAGATTCGAAAATTTCTTTTTTCAGCTCGTGCAATCCAGTATTCCGCTCAATTTTCGTTGGAATCAAAACTGTTTCCCTGATCCTGGATGCTGCAATATTTTCCAGTTTATCAATTAATGCCTGATCTTTTTCAGCAGGAACAAGGATGCGTTTGGGTTTACCCACAGATTCTTTTAGTTTTACCTGGAGATCAATTACAGGCTGCATAGCCTGATGCCCGAAAAATACAGCATCCAGCATCTCTTTTTCGCTGATAATGTTTCCGCCGCCTTCTACCATTACAACACCGGTTTTTGAACCGGCAACAATGATATTTATGTCACATTCTTCCCACCTGCTTATGGGAGGATTGATTATAAATTCATTATCTATTCTGCCGACACGCACTGCCGCAATAGGCCCTGCAAATGGTATGTCAGATATTTCCAGGACAGTTGAAGCTCCTATCATAGCGAGGATGTCAGGGTCATTTTCCTGATCCATGGACAAAACAGTTGCTATGACCTGGATTTCATTAAAATAGTCTTTTGGAAACAAGGGCCTGATAGGACGGTCTATAAGACGAGCTGTAAGGGTTTCTTTTTCACTGGGTCTTCCGATTTCGCGTCTGAAATAGTTTCCAGGTATGCGGCCTGCTGCATATATCTTTTCCTGGTATTCAACTGAAAGGGGTAAAAAGTCGGTTCCTGACCTCTGGTCATTTGAAGATACTACGGTAACCAGTACAATTGTGTCTCCATATTGAAGTACTGCCGAACCAGATGCCTGTCTGGCAACCTTTCCGGTCTGGATAGTCAGGGGACGGCCCCCCATATCTGCTGTAAGTAATAATTCCATTATTCTCTCCTAAAAAAGCGGCATAACAACTATTGCAAGCAGTCAGCCGCACAACTTTAAAAAACCCAGGCCAGCACACATACTTGTACTGCAGGCTTATACTTGAACTGAAATCAGGATACCTGAAACCAACTATCGTCTCAATCCCAGTGTTTCGATAATACTTCTGTATCGTGTTACATCTTTGTTTTTAACATAATTTAAAAGCCTGCGGCGTCTTCCAACAAGCATTAACAAGCCTCTTCTGGAGTGATGATCTTTTTTATGAATCTTTAAATGATCTGTAAGATATAAGATTCTATGAGTTAAAAGACCGATCTGAACTTCCGGAGACCCGGTATCGCTGTCATGCAATTTGAATTTTTCAATTAGTTCTTTTTTGTTTTCTGTTGTAAAAACCACTTTATATTGCCTCCTGATTATATAGTTTTTTAATATGTTTAAACATTAGTTAATTATTTTGTATATTATCCATGTTATTGATGAAAACACAACAATAATTATATGAATCACTGTTTTTTTTATGACTGAGTACTGCAAGCAGACGGTTATTTTTATCCACAACCCGAAGATGATTATCAGATAAATCTTCAACACAGGGTTTTATATCTTTGTGAAAAATTGTTCTGCCATACATTATTTTTTCAGTCAAAAATTTATCTGCTTGAAAATAAGGCAGATATGATAAAGCATCAGACATTGAAACTATGTGATTTTTTATATTTCCTGAATCTGCCATTTCAGCAATTTTTTCCAGGGAAACAGCATTTTTAACAATAAATCTGCCAGAACCTGTTCTGCGTAATTGTTTTAGATGTGCCCCGGATCCCAGTTTTTTTCCTATATCTGCTGCAAGCGTTCTTATATAGGTGCCTGATGAGCATGAAACACAGAATTTAATTTCAGGCAGATTAACTGCTGTAATATCAAGGTTTGAAATAAAAATCTCACGCTCCGGTTTTTGAACAGGTTTTCCCTTTCTGGCAAGTTTGTAAAGAGGGATTCCCTGATGTTTTAATGCTGAATATACAGGGGGCATCTGCTTTATTGATCCTGTAAATTCTGCAAATACTTTTTTAATGGCTTCTAAGTCAAATTCTGTTTTATCATATCTTGATATAATAGTGCCGGTACTGTCTTGTGTATCTGTTTCTATTCCCAGGCACAAGGTTCCTTCATAGGTTTTACTGCTGTTTAGAAAAAAACCAGAAAGCTTTGTGGCTTTATTTAAGCAGCAAATCATCAAGCCTGTTGCAAAAGGGTCAAGGGTGCCTGCATGACCTGCTTTTTTTACCCTGGCAAGATGTTTTATTTTTGAAACCAGTTTTGCTGAACTCATGTTCTCAGGCTTATCTACAAGAAGGATTCCGTTTAACATCTGCATAATTCTGGGTTAGATTGTTCAAGCCATTTTATAATATGTCTTTTGATTTCATCGACAGCCATATCTGAACAAAATCCTGCTGCCTGCTGATGGCCTCCGCCGCCAAAAAAACTTGCAAGGTCAGAAACATCTATGCTGCCGTCAGAACGGAGGCTCACATGAAGCAAACCTGGTTCATCAGATGCAATTAATGATCTGTCCTGATTTTCCTGTCCCTGATTTTCCTGTCCTTGGCTTTCCTGTATCAGAACAGCCAGCCTGACATCTTCTATTCTTTTGGCATAGTTTATCATTCCATCAATATCTTCTGGCTGTGTGCCGGTTTCTTCGAGCATGGAACGAGTCAGGGTCATAAAAGATAATTTACCGTTTTTTACAATCTCAATGGAATCCAGTGCAAGGTTCAGCAGTTTCATTCGTCCCAGAGAATAGGTTCCATAAACATATTTGGCTACATCATAAGGATTTACCCCTTTTGCAACCATTTTATCACAAATGGAAAAAGCAGCCCTGTTGGTATTTGCAAACCTGAAAGAACCTGTATCAGTTAAAATTCCAGTATAAATTGAAGCAGCAATATCTTTTGTTATGGAAACCCCCATTTTTTTGATAATGCGGTAAACAATCTCTGCTGTTGAACATGCAGAGGTATCAATATATTGAAGATTTCCAAACCCGGTATTGGTTACATGGTGATCTATATTGATTATTGTGGGAATTGCATGAATCTGTGATGCAAATCGTCCGATTCGCTCAATGTTCCCGCAATCCAGAATCACAGCAGTGTCCCACTCTTTTTTAATATCAGTCTGGTTTATAATACGGTCAACCCAGGGTAAAAAACTATAAACAGCCGGTATGGGGCTTTGGTTATACATGGTTATCTTTTTACCCAGAGAGACCAGGGAAAGAGCCATAGCTGTTAATGAACCAACAGCATCTCCGTCAGGATTAATATGAGACCCTATAAATACATTATGACTGAGCTTCAACTGATGAATAATCGTTTCCATTTTCTGCATTTACAGATTTAAGTACTTTATTTATATAAGCTCCATAATCAAATGACTCATCATAAAAGAAATTAATTTTAGGCATATATCGCAATGTAATTTCACTGCCGAGCTTTCGCTTTATATATCCTAAAGCACTTTCAAAGCCTTGTGAAGCCTTTTCAATTCGGTTTTCATCACCAGATACAGAAAAATAAACCCGTGCAGTTTTTAAATCATCAGACATTTTAACCCCTGTAATAGTAGCCATTGCAAGCCTGGGATCACTTATATCTTTTCTTAAAATATCTGAGATAACCTGCTGTATCAAGCCTCCGACCCGTTCTCCTCGTTTATATGGCTTCATATATTAAAAATCTCCATTTCAGTATCAATAATCTCTGCCAGCCCAAGGCTTTCCGCTAAATTAAAAACCTTGTCTATTTTTGAGTTTATAAGCTGTCTGTCATTGCCTACCAGGGAAAAACCAATTTCAGCACCTTGTAAATTATCATTTGAGCCTACTTCGGCAACAGAAGCATTAAAATTATTTTGCAGCCTGGCAACAACAGCTTTTACAATCTTTCTTTTTGCCTTTAAAGAATGACAGTCATACAGCCTGAATGTAATTAATCCTATTCCTACAACCATAGCATCAGTTAAAGTTCGGGTCTTATTTCTTCAAGATAGTAGCATTCTATGACATCACCGATTTTTATGTCATTATAGTTTTCTATGCCAATACCGCATTCATAATTTTCAAGCACTTCTTTAACATCATCTTTAAATCGCCGTAAAGATGATATATTTCCTTCATGAACAATTACACCATCCCTGATAAGACGGATTTTTTTCCCCCTGACAATCTTGCCTTCTGTAACATAACAGCCTGCAATGGAACCTATCTTGGGAACATGAAAAACTTCACGTACTTCTGTCATGCCAAGAACGCGTTCTTCATATATTGATTCCATCATGCCCAGGATAGCATCTTTTACATCCTTGATTACATTGTAGATAATATTGTAAAACCGCATGTCAACATGCTCTTCAGATGCAAGTGCCTGTACCTTTGAACTGGGTCTTACATTAAAACCAATAATAATTGCATCTGAAACTGCTGCAAGGGAAATATCAGATTCAGTAACAGTACCTGTTGCAGAATGTCTTATATTGATTGTTACCTCATCATTAGACAATTTGACAAGGGACTCACTCAATGCTTCTATGGAACCCTGAACATCAGCCTTGATAATAAGATTTAAGTCTTTAACTTCGCCTTTCTGCATTTTTTCAAACAATTTTTCCAGGCTGATGCGGCTGGTTTTTGCAAGCTCAATTGAACGGTGCTTTTGAAGCCTGTGTTCACTGACCTGTTTGGCACTTTTATCATCAGCAACCACGATTAATTCATCTCCGGCATTAGGAACACCGGAAAGGCCGAGAACTTCAACCGGAATTGAGGGGCCTGCTGAATCAGTGGGCTGGTTTCTATCATTTATCATGGCACGGACTTTTCCATAATGCACCCCGCAGACTATGGAGTCTCCTGCATGAAGGGTACCGTCCTGGATCAGGATAGTTGCCACAGGACCTCTTCCTGAATCAAGTTTTGATTCAACCACATATCCTTTGGCATTTTTATCTTTAGTTGCTTTAAGTTCAAGAACCTCGGATTGAAGGAGTATCATCTCCAGTAAATCATCTATTCCCTGGTTTTGTTTTGCTGATACCTTGACAAATATGGTATCTCCTCCCCAGTCTTCAGGCATAAGCCCGTGTTCGGAAAGTTCGCGGACAACTCTTTCAGGGTCTGCTCCAGGCTTATCCATTTTATTTATGGCAACAATAATAGGGACACCTGCTGCTTTGGAATGGTTAATAGCCTCAACGGTCTGGGGCATTACACCATCATCTGCTGCTACTACAAGAACAACTATGTCAGTTACTGTTGCTCCTCTTGCCCTCATGGAGGTAAAAGCCTCATGTCCTGGTGTATCAAGAAAGGTAATCTGTCCCCCTTCTGTTGAAACATTGTAAGCACCTATGTGCTGGGTAATGCCTCCTGCTTCAATCTCAGTTATTTTGGTTTTTCGAATCACATCCAAAAGCGAGGTTTTTCCGTGGTCTACATGACCCATAATAGTAACAACTGGAGATCTTGCAGACATCTTTTCAGGGTCATCATCATCTTGTTCATTAATAAGAACTGTGTTTTCCTCAAAAGAAGCTTTTTCCAGCTCATAGTCAAATTCCGAGGCAACAAGAACTGCTGTTTCAAAATCAATGGTCTGATTAACTGTTACCATTACTCCCAGCATCATCAGCTTTTTAATCATTTCATTAGCTTTGATTCCCATTCTTTTTGCCAGATCTGAAAGAATAATGGTGTCATCAATCTTGATCCTGCGTTTAATAGCTTTAGGAGTTGTAATCTGGGTTTTTTGAGATTTAACAGGCTTGCCTTTGGCAGCTTTTTTTCCTTTTTTGCCTCTTCCCCTGGCTCCGTAAAGATCAGAACCTTCAACTACTTCTTTTCGCTTGAAGCTTATTTTCTTTTTAGCCCACCTGGTTTCTTTTCCCTTTTCATTGTCATCAATATCATCAACTTTTTTCAAAGCTTTGCCTTTAGTTTTTTCAGGTTGAACACTGATATTTTCAATGACTGTTTCAGGTATTTTTTCAGGTGTTGTTTTCGGAGGTTCAACACTTTTTTTAGGTGTATCTGCTTTTGCCGCTGCCGGTATCTGCTCTTTAGGTTTTTGCTCTTCCAGATTTGGAGCTGGAATCGGAGCTGGTTTTATAATCTTGGCAGGGGTTTCTTTTCTGGCTTTTTTTCTTTGCCTTGCAGCTCTTCTTTTTTCAGTTTTTGAAAGCTGCTTTTCAGGTTTTTTGTCAGAATTTCGATTAGATGCCTGAGCTTCTTTGTCCCTGGTTTCTTTTGTTTTTAACGGCTCATCTTTTTTTATGTCTTTATCTTCCTTACTTTTTGTAGAAATCTTTCCTGGCTTTTTTTTCGTTTTTTCAGATACTTTGGGGGGATACGCAGTATCTTTACTTTCTGCTTTTTCAGGCTTTTTATGCAGATTGTCTTTTATATCTGCATGGGGTTTTTCAGTTTTATTATTTTCCAAAGAAGCAGATTTTTCATTTTTATCAGATATTTTTTCATTAGACTCTTTAATATCTGAAGTCTGTTTTCCATCTTTTGCAGGTGCAGAAGACCTGTTCCTTTTTTTGCGTTTTCGAATGACTGTGGGTTTAACACGGGCAGTATCTGCATTACCCTTTTTTTTCCCATCCACATCTGCCTTTATTCTGGCTACGGCATCGCTGCTCAGAGAACTCATATGGCTGCTAACTGAGATTTTCATCTCACTTAATTTATCAAGGAGTACCTTGTTTTTCATATTCAGTTCTTTGGCAAGTTCATATACTCTGATATTTGCCATTCATCCCCCCTTACATTTTTGATTAAAAAAATTTAAAAAGATACTCTCTTTTTTATAATGCACTATCAGCTTCGGCCCCTTTGATTTATTATTTCTCCTGCCAAGTATAACAAAAATTATTCAGTATCTTCTTTTGTTTTCATTGATTCATCATGATCTGATGGTTCTTTATCTTGTTGTTCTGCCAAGTCTTTTGGCTCGTTTGGCCCGGTTTCTTTAATATCTTCTTTTATTGGCGGATTATTTTTATATTCTCTTGCTGCATCAATCAAACTTAAAGCTTCTTCCTGGGTCATTCCT from the Desulfonema limicola genome contains:
- a CDS encoding DHH family phosphoesterase is translated as METIIHQLKLSHNVFIGSHINPDGDAVGSLTAMALSLVSLGKKITMYNQSPIPAVYSFLPWVDRIINQTDIKKEWDTAVILDCGNIERIGRFASQIHAIPTIINIDHHVTNTGFGNLQYIDTSACSTAEIVYRIIKKMGVSITKDIAASIYTGILTDTGSFRFANTNRAAFSICDKMVAKGVNPYDVAKYVYGTYSLGRMKLLNLALDSIEIVKNGKLSFMTLTRSMLEETGTQPEDIDGMINYAKRIEDVRLAVLIQESQGQENQGQENQDRSLIASDEPGLLHVSLRSDGSIDVSDLASFFGGGGHQQAAGFCSDMAVDEIKRHIIKWLEQSNPELCRC
- the pnp gene encoding polyribonucleotide nucleotidyltransferase gives rise to the protein MELLLTADMGGRPLTIQTGKVARQASGSAVLQYGDTIVLVTVVSSNDQRSGTDFLPLSVEYQEKIYAAGRIPGNYFRREIGRPSEKETLTARLIDRPIRPLFPKDYFNEIQVIATVLSMDQENDPDILAMIGASTVLEISDIPFAGPIAAVRVGRIDNEFIINPPISRWEECDINIIVAGSKTGVVMVEGGGNIISEKEMLDAVFFGHQAMQPVIDLQVKLKESVGKPKRILVPAEKDQALIDKLENIAASRIRETVLIPTKIERNTGLHELKKEIFESLGQDYADRRDEVYGILNNIQKTVCRNLVLKEGRRIDGRKFDEIRPISCQAGILPRPHGSALFTRGETQVLAVLTIGSGRDEQRIETLQGEDSRRFMLHYNFPPFSVGEVKRMGGPSRRDIGHGSLASRALEKVIPVTDDFDYTIRLVSEVLESNGSSSMGTVCSGTLALMDGGIPIKEPVSGIAMGLVSDGDNVVILSDILGDEDHTGDMDFKVTGTSQGITALQMDIKIHELSKDIMEKALEQARAGRLHILDKMMETLNKPRKNISPYAPKTMSIKINPDKIRDIIGPGGKMIRLIQSETNTSIEIDDSGIVKISASSQEEADAALARINEITIEPEVGTIYEGTVVKTTDFGAFVQILPGTDGLVHISQLSTQRVKKVTDVVKEGETLKVKILEISRDGKIRLSHKAVLEEENAGK
- the dut gene encoding dUTP diphosphatase, translated to MEPVIEFCYLRPRKDSDIPLPCYMTSLSAGMDICAAVEKDLTLNPGDIHLTPTGFAIAVPRGFEAQIRPRSGLALKHGITLINSPGTIDADYRGEVMLPLINLGKIPYTIHRGDRVAQMVINQIFQAGIKLVTCLDKTDRNTGGFGHTGL
- the rpsO gene encoding 30S ribosomal protein S15 → MVFTTENKKELIEKFKLHDSDTGSPEVQIGLLTHRILYLTDHLKIHKKDHHSRRGLLMLVGRRRRLLNYVKNKDVTRYRSIIETLGLRR
- the rbfA gene encoding 30S ribosome-binding factor RbfA, encoding MKPYKRGERVGGLIQQVISDILRKDISDPRLAMATITGVKMSDDLKTARVYFSVSGDENRIEKASQGFESALGYIKRKLGSEITLRYMPKINFFYDESFDYGAYINKVLKSVNAENGNDYSSVEAQS
- a CDS encoding DUF503 domain-containing protein, translated to MVVGIGLITFRLYDCHSLKAKRKIVKAVVARLQNNFNASVAEVGSNDNLQGAEIGFSLVGNDRQLINSKIDKVFNLAESLGLAEIIDTEMEIFNI
- the infB gene encoding translation initiation factor IF-2, translated to MANIRVYELAKELNMKNKVLLDKLSEMKISVSSHMSSLSSDAVARIKADVDGKKKGNADTARVKPTVIRKRKKRNRSSAPAKDGKQTSDIKESNEKISDKNEKSASLENNKTEKPHADIKDNLHKKPEKAESKDTAYPPKVSEKTKKKPGKISTKSKEDKDIKKDEPLKTKETRDKEAQASNRNSDKKPEKQLSKTEKRRAARQRKKARKETPAKIIKPAPIPAPNLEEQKPKEQIPAAAKADTPKKSVEPPKTTPEKIPETVIENISVQPEKTKGKALKKVDDIDDNEKGKETRWAKKKISFKRKEVVEGSDLYGARGRGKKGKKAAKGKPVKSQKTQITTPKAIKRRIKIDDTIILSDLAKRMGIKANEMIKKLMMLGVMVTVNQTIDFETAVLVASEFDYELEKASFEENTVLINEQDDDDPEKMSARSPVVTIMGHVDHGKTSLLDVIRKTKITEIEAGGITQHIGAYNVSTEGGQITFLDTPGHEAFTSMRARGATVTDIVVLVVAADDGVMPQTVEAINHSKAAGVPIIVAINKMDKPGADPERVVRELSEHGLMPEDWGGDTIFVKVSAKQNQGIDDLLEMILLQSEVLELKATKDKNAKGYVVESKLDSGRGPVATILIQDGTLHAGDSIVCGVHYGKVRAMINDRNQPTDSAGPSIPVEVLGLSGVPNAGDELIVVADDKSAKQVSEHRLQKHRSIELAKTSRISLEKLFEKMQKGEVKDLNLIIKADVQGSIEALSESLVKLSNDEVTINIRHSATGTVTESDISLAAVSDAIIIGFNVRPSSKVQALASEEHVDMRFYNIIYNVIKDVKDAILGMMESIYEERVLGMTEVREVFHVPKIGSIAGCYVTEGKIVRGKKIRLIRDGVIVHEGNISSLRRFKDDVKEVLENYECGIGIENYNDIKIGDVIECYYLEEIRPEL
- the truB gene encoding tRNA pseudouridine(55) synthase TruB — its product is MLNGILLVDKPENMSSAKLVSKIKHLARVKKAGHAGTLDPFATGLMICCLNKATKLSGFFLNSSKTYEGTLCLGIETDTQDSTGTIISRYDKTEFDLEAIKKVFAEFTGSIKQMPPVYSALKHQGIPLYKLARKGKPVQKPEREIFISNLDITAVNLPEIKFCVSCSSGTYIRTLAADIGKKLGSGAHLKQLRRTGSGRFIVKNAVSLEKIAEMADSGNIKNHIVSMSDALSYLPYFQADKFLTEKIMYGRTIFHKDIKPCVEDLSDNHLRVVDKNNRLLAVLSHKKNSDSYNYCCVFINNMDNIQNN
- a CDS encoding M16 family metallopeptidase; amino-acid sequence: MPVNKTILPNGVRILTQKIPHVRSISLGIWVNAGSRDESPAQSGLSHFIEHMIFKGTSRRSSYQIAKEFDSIGGHSNAFTAMENTCFHAKVIDSHMESMVDILSDIFLNSIFDPTELERERTVILQEIDMQEDSPEEYIHVLAEQSYWGDHPLGRPIIGPRENILSFDSSIVRDFFLGFYQPERIVISAAGNIEHNQLVDLMGQAFSLIKPGNSLSLRDKPEGKTGISITEKDLGQTHICLETPGISVVDSRRYAGSLMNTILGGNMSSRLFQEIRERRGLAYSVYSFMSSYTDTGLSGIYIGTHPDKAYECTDLILQELKKIRKIPVSEAELNDAREYTRSALLLASESVDSQMVRIAQNEIHLGHDLALEDIIKEIDLITTEHILSLAQELFSSPPVTLTLLGQVSDPGPYEDLLSTY